Sequence from the Candidatus Accumulibacter similis genome:
ACCGCCTGCGACGTGGCGCTGCCGAAGCGCTTGAGATCGTTGCGCACGGGGATCGCAAGACCTCGAAGGTCGTCGGCCGGCGAATCGACGAGTTGCCGCAGATACATGGCGCCTTCATCGCCGCCATCGTCCGCGATCTCGGCCGCAACCGCGACGTCGGCTACCTCGGGCTGGCAAAGAAGAAGCAGAAGGGCCGCGTGTTGATCGCGCACAAGGACGTGGTCGTCGAGACCGATGACCACGTCATCGTCTTTTGCCTGGACAGGAAAGTCGTCAAGCAGGTCGAGAAGCTCTTCTCCGTCGGCTTCCACTTCTTCTGAGGCAAAACGCCATGCAACGCTATTACCCGGTGGTGCGGGTACTCTCGCTGGTCATATTCATGTTCGGCATGACGATGCTGATCCCCCTGCTGCTCTCCTGGTTCATGCATGATGGCGCCGAGAGCGCTTTCGATGAGGCTTTCCTGCTGACCGCCGGCACCGGCTTCGGCCTGTGGTGGGTGACGCGCCGCGAAACGCGCGACCTGACGATTCGTGACGGCTTCCTGATGGTCGCCCTGGTGTGGACCGTCCTGCCCGTCTATGCTGCAATGCCGCTGATCCTGCAGCTCGATGCCAGCTTCACCGACGCCTATTTCGAGGCGGTGTCGGGGCTGACGACAACCGGCGCGACGGTCTTCGTCGGCCTCGACGATCTGCCGGTGTCGATCAACTTCTGGCGCACGCAGCTCGTCTGGCTGGGTGGCATGGGGTTGATCGTTCTCGCCGTCGCCATCCTGCCGCTGTTGGGAATCGGCGGCCGGCAGATGTTCAAGGCCGAGACACCGGGGCCGATGAAGGATTCAAAGATGACCCCGCGCATGGCCGAAACGGCCAAGGGGCTGTGGTTCGTTTACGTGCTGATCTCGATCGCGTGCACGCTGGGCTATTACTGGGCGGGAATGACTTGGCTCGACGCCATCATGCACATGTTCACGACCATGGGGCTGGGCGGCTTCTCGAGCCACGACGCGAGTTTCGGCTTTTTCGACTCGCCGGCGATCGAGGCGGTCAGCGTCGCCTTCATGCTGATCGCCGGCTGCAACTTCGCCACGCACTTCCTCGTCGTCTCACAGCGTTCGTTCCGCCCGTACGCCGCCGATCCAGAGGCCGGCTGGTTCCTTCTGGTGACCGTCGGCAGCGTCATCGGCATCGCCGTCTTCCTCGATGTGCATGAGGTCTATCCCACCTTCCTCGAGGCTTTGCGCTACTCGGCGTTCAATGTCGTCTCGATCGCCACCACCACCGGCTTTGCCAATACCGACTACGCGCTCTGGCCATTCTTCGCGCCGCTGTGGATGCTGTTCCTGTGCAGTTTCGCCACCAGCGCCGGTTCCACCGGTGGCGGCATCAAGATGATCCGGGCGATCGTCCTCTACAAGCAGGTGTATCGCGAACTGGCGCGCGCGATGCATCCGAACGCCGTGCACCCGATCAAGATCGGCAACAGCGTCGTGCCGCCGAACATCCTCTTCGCCGTGCTCGCCTTCGGTTTCATCTACATGGTGTGCATCGTCTCGATGACCCTGCTGCTCTCGTTCTCCGGTCTCGAGATCATCACCGCGGTAACGGCGGTCGTCGCCAGCATCAACAATACCGGTCCCGGGCTTGGCGAGGTCGGCCCGGCGAACAACTTTGCCGGGCTCACCGATTTTCAGACCTGGGTGTGTACCATTGCGATGCTTCTCGGCCGCCTCGAGATTTTCACCCTGCTGGTGGTCCTGACGCCGGCGTTCTGGCGCAAATAGCCGCGGAACGGCGGACAATCCCCGGTGTGCAACCCAATCCCGAAGCGGCGGAGCCAACAGTGACCCGACCCAGCAACGATACCTTCCTCCGCGCCCTGCGCCGGCAGGCGACCGAGCAGACGCCGGTCTGGCTGATGCGCCAGGCTGGTCGCTATCTGCCGGAGTACTGCGAAACGCGGCGCCGTGCCGGAAGTTTCCTGCAACTGTGCAAGAATCCGGCGCTGGCCTGCGAGGTGACGCTGCAGCCGCTCGCGCGCTACGATCTCGATGCTGCCATCCTCTTTTCGGACATCCTGACGGTACCGGACGCGATGGGGCTGGGTCTCTACTTCACCGATGGCGAGGGTCCGCGCTTCGAGCGTCCGTTGCGCGAGGAATGGGCGATCCGCGATCTGACAGCGCCGGATCCCTGGGACCACCTGCGCTACGTCACCGATGCCGTTGCCGAGATCAGGCGGGCCTTGCACAACTCGGTGCCGCTGATCGGTTTCTCGGGCAGCCCGTACACCCTTGCGTGCTACATGGTCGAAGGCGGCGCGAGCAGCGACTACCGTCACATCAAGGGCATGCTCTACGGGCGGCCGGACCTCCTGCATCGAATCCTGTCGGTGACCGCCGATGCCGTCATCGCCTACCTCAATGCCCAGATCGAGTCCGGCGCCCAGGCGGTGATGATTTTCGACTCCTGGGGCGGTTCGCTCTCGGCTGCAGCGTATCAGGAGTTCTCGCTGCGCTACCTGCGGCGGATCGTCGACGGCCTGATCCGCGAACGCGGCGGTGAGCGGGTGCCGTCGATCGTGTTCACCAAGGGCGGCGGCCTGTGGCTGGAGTCGATCGC
This genomic interval carries:
- a CDS encoding uroporphyrinogen decarboxylase, translating into MTRPSNDTFLRALRRQATEQTPVWLMRQAGRYLPEYCETRRRAGSFLQLCKNPALACEVTLQPLARYDLDAAILFSDILTVPDAMGLGLYFTDGEGPRFERPLREEWAIRDLTAPDPWDHLRYVTDAVAEIRRALHNSVPLIGFSGSPYTLACYMVEGGASSDYRHIKGMLYGRPDLLHRILSVTADAVIAYLNAQIESGAQAVMIFDSWGGSLSAAAYQEFSLRYLRRIVDGLIRERGGERVPSIVFTKGGGLWLESIADSGCDAIGVDWTIDIGEARRRVGRRVALQGNLDPAVLFAPPERIVAEAGKVLGSYGADGCGHVFNLGHGISQFTPPENVKALIDAVHQCSRDLRRSANKLAQGT
- a CDS encoding TrkH family potassium uptake protein — translated: MQRYYPVVRVLSLVIFMFGMTMLIPLLLSWFMHDGAESAFDEAFLLTAGTGFGLWWVTRRETRDLTIRDGFLMVALVWTVLPVYAAMPLILQLDASFTDAYFEAVSGLTTTGATVFVGLDDLPVSINFWRTQLVWLGGMGLIVLAVAILPLLGIGGRQMFKAETPGPMKDSKMTPRMAETAKGLWFVYVLISIACTLGYYWAGMTWLDAIMHMFTTMGLGGFSSHDASFGFFDSPAIEAVSVAFMLIAGCNFATHFLVVSQRSFRPYAADPEAGWFLLVTVGSVIGIAVFLDVHEVYPTFLEALRYSAFNVVSIATTTGFANTDYALWPFFAPLWMLFLCSFATSAGSTGGGIKMIRAIVLYKQVYRELARAMHPNAVHPIKIGNSVVPPNILFAVLAFGFIYMVCIVSMTLLLSFSGLEIITAVTAVVASINNTGPGLGEVGPANNFAGLTDFQTWVCTIAMLLGRLEIFTLLVVLTPAFWRK